The sequence GCTGTGCTTGCTCAcaaagagaagctctttgcacctcttcCTTGTTCAGAACATATTAAAGAGTGGGCCTTCAATACTGAAGCCCCATTAAATGGAGAGGCTGAGCCAGTtgattttgaggggatatttaccgAGACCTTTTGTGAGCACCATACGAGGGCACCCAGGCACTCATGAGTGCCATGCTGGTAACTGCTGTTCGAATTAAATTTCCTATCTCAGTTTGATGGGAAGAGACTGCCTAACAGCTCAGAATATCTTGGAAAGAGGAGCAAAATCTCACTGTGTGAATAAACTGACACCATCCTTTCACCCATACAGCACTGGAAGGGGCAGATAAACTTACTTGCCTACCCTCAACCTCAGTACAGGAACTGCAGCCATAGTATTATAGTACCAGACTGTTGAGGTTCAGAGCTAGGAGAGGATGGAAGGACACATCTATGGGGGCTGTGGGGGAAAAGAAGAGATTTCCCAATTCTTTATTCCCCCTCGTATTTTCTGGTGGCGTCTGATTTGTTCCTTCTAACACCAACGTGTCCAGGAGGTGCAGATTGTTAAGACTAGATGAGCCTCCCTGCCTGGGAttgccatgctgtaagatctgcaccccctccatgcagactgaaggtttaAATATGTGTATAaatcatattttttaaaggtACGACAGTCTCTACCATGTCTTCAATTTTCCAAAGGAGCACTGGGTGAGTCCCTGGAACACCTTGGGATCTTGCTACAGCTCAGCAGAGGGAAGTGTTCTTGAATATGCATGAATGTCATTTTTAAATTCAAACTCAGCTGCTGGAATACGTGGTTTGTTTTAGTAGAATGGTTGTTGTATTATTAAAAGGAACTTCATTTAACTTGTACTGTTATTGCTTAAATAAGAACCTTAGAGTGAGGTATAGATCCTGTGTTCTTGGGTCTCTTCCTCACTCTGCACAAGAAGGACTGGTAGTCTGATCAGCCACTAAACTCCACCATTTGGGAGTTTTTGATTCAGGAATATAAAAATAAGGGCATAACAGAAGTTTATAAGATTATGCGTGACACTAAAGAAGTGGctattcctctctccctcttctggTGCCATAACTCTAGAGCTCAAGAGGTCCTATTAAAATAGCCTGACAGCAGAGTCAGTGATAGGCAAAAGAAGATACATTTCCACACAATGAAAAACTCCCTTATGAAATAAATTATCACAAAGCATTCAGATAGCCATTGTCTCCCGGTGACTATATGCAGCCCTACTCATTGCTACTCAGAAACACTCAGTTTGTATAGGATCATATTCTGAAAGAGATCTGGAGGTCGGGATGGATGTTCCTAATGTAAGATAAACTTGATAAGCTATTTACAAAAGAAATGTTCCAGGGAGCTCTAGCTTCTCTGCTGCTGAATCCTTCCCCTACCTAGAGGTCCCTTCCAGTCCCATCTGCGTTCTCAAAGATACCCATGGGCCCCTTCCAAACCCAAGATGTTGCATATGAGTTCAGAATCTGGTAGGAATGGGGATTCTGCCTCTGGATCACATCATGATCTCATCCTGCAAGGTGTTTCATGACATTTAGAGGAGACTGAGTAAATGAAGGGAGTTCTGGTTGCTGGAGGGACCAGAGATACCAATCCCTAAAGCCTTTGGGAAGCCAGTGGTGAAGGAAGGAGAACAGGCACCCAgggctgggggcggggcaagCAGCCTACTGGGGCATGCGCGTGTGCCACAACGTACCATGTGTGCACTGCTACATATCATGCATGCGTGCTCATCGTATGTATGGcggtgggatcctctgctcgcagctgCAGAGTCATCAGAGGGAACCTTCGCTTGCGGCTGCAGCGGTGGTGAAGGGTTAGGGTGCACTGTATGGCGCTTGAGCGGTGCTGCGCATGCGCCACTGGCCGGTTTGCTGATGGCACCTCTCGAGTGCTGTACGGATGGCAGAGGAGAgtgcagccgcgagcagaggatcctccGCACGTGTCTGCGGCAGCACGATGGCAGTGTGTGCCTGGGGGTGGCAGGGCGAGCCCCCTGAGGTGTGCCTTCTTGTCACACCTCCTCAGAGAGATCACCCGGGgggcccacccccttcctccgccactggggaAGGCCCCATGTCACTTCAATATCACACAGGGAATATCATTGGCTCTCAATAATTATAAAGAAGTAGTTAGACTACAGGTCCACAAAGAAGCACCTCCTGGAACCCCCTGGGATTTTGCCTCAGTTGTGCAGAGAGAGATTCTGTTTGAATATGCATTAATGTCATTTTTAGATTCAAGGTCTGTTGCTGGAATACATGGTCTGTTTTAGTAGTCTGATTGTTGGATTATTAAAAGAAACTTCATTTAACTTGTACTGTTATTGCTGAAATAAACACCTTAGAGTTTATGATTATATCCTTTATAATTATAAAGAGGTAGTTAGATTACAGGTCCACAAAAAAGTACTCTCTCCCTTATGCCCCAAATTCTAAAGTAgtttctctcctctccttcccagtaaCCCTCCAAGACTTACCGGTATTCGTGGTATTCACACAGAAAGTTTTGTAGTAGGTGGCAGCTGCTTTTCTTGGTGGAGAATGAAGGAAATGTGTGAACACTTGCTGTTTAAATAGGATAGAAGAGGCTATGGATTAAGGAGAAACGACACATTGCTCCACCTACATTGGAACCAAATACacgatttattgatttttttcagACAATGTATGGAAATAACAACCACAAAAAAACCCTCCCACTCCCCTGAGTGCAGAGTTTGCCAGGAACAAAAATATTGCATCAGCAGAACTTGGAATATATACAATTTTCTAGTGTTGTTGAAAATGAATCATTCCATAATATTCCCCCTTCTCCAGCTGTCATCTCTGGTAGATGCGCCAGACTGTTATGTATCTCAAACAACTTTAGGACACACAGAAAGATTGTATAAGCCTCTATGTAAATCACTCCACAGTCCCTAGAGTCCGAATAAGCGCTCGCTGGGTGCTATTTGAGGCCCCTGGCGTGCAGCAAACCCCGATCCTCACTGAGATTTGCAGGATGTGGCCCACCTTCCCAGTGCCGTGGAGCGTTGGGGGTTCCACCAACCCCCCTGATCAAACACACCTATCTGCAGCGCTGTTGGGGGCGGGGCCAGGTGAGCAGACCGCAGGTGAGCAGGCTTCACTCTGCTCCACTCCAGGGGTTGGAATATGGGGCGGAGCCTGCTCTGAgtgcgcagttggctctggagcTCCACCCACCTGACCCTCTCTTTGATCACCAGCTTTATTAAAGGTTAACCTTTTCAGGTTCGCAGATGTTGCTACGGTCCTATGATGGTTGCTGTTAAAGGACCGGGAAGGAATTCCCCCCGCATGGCAAGTTTcatcttccccatagcaattgtcacaacttgagTGGTTTTAGACCTtaggcagaatcctttagtctatctttcTTATAGGGGAGCACGAAATGGTGACTCTTCCCCCCTTGCAACAGCGTTttcagggttccccattaaaggagGTTTGTGAAGGGAGTGACTGGCACAGTGAACGCCCCAAAggtgcgcgcggggggggggcttgctgTGTAAACATGCATTTTGCAGTGCCCCCTCTGATCTGATGAACCCCGCTGTGCCTCAGTTCCCCCGGCTGCAGGGCTGAGAGGGATAgatgcccaatgcctaagccaaggtttcctacatctgaaattgataataaaagttgtggccattttaaatCCCAGTAGACGTCGTGATGTGTGAGTCCTTGGTCTCGTTTTGTCACCAAGAGGGGAGGAGCTCTTTGCCTGGGCCTACAAAGATTCCCTTTGCTGCAGTAGTTTGCCTGGAGTTTCCACAGAAATCTTCCCCTTAAGTAAATCAAACATCCCTTCCACAGTTCTCAGTCCACTCTGGTTAATTCACACATTCAGTCTTCCTAGGGCTCTCGTAGGATTATggtcactgttaagttgtgggtgaacatatcagacgacacagcgattcttcaaacagctcttctttattcagaggccagaacagaactgaactgaagggctcagtcaacTTGCTTATAtcgagctccagtacaacgttactgtagcaactttctaaaactatccaatcactgaacgtcactttcgatctttcatttgcataaaaactatccaatcactgaacgtcacttttgatccttcatttgcataactatctacagtatccccctgctggcccagggtgagaacttcagtacataacagtcacaGTCTCCAAACTCATACCCCTAAGTCCCAAAAGAGTTTCTGTGGCCACTTCAAAACAGAAGTTCAGAattcctgctgcttcctcttgGTGGTCTAGCCTACTCCATCTCTTGCCGCGTATTCCAAATCCAAATCTTGCCACCGGGCTTTAGCTGGGGGCACTTTATGAACAATtccttgacccacccccaccccaccttggtGGCCAGAACCCTCCCCCCTTTGCCTTCTGATGGGGCTAAATAGGGGCAAGCAACTTCCCTATCGCCTAAACCCATGgactctgggtgaccttggctgaTGGGATCTGCTTGGCCCTCAACCTCATTTTAAGATTTGAAGACAGGGCGGATGCTGCCAAAGCTTTACGAAacatgatttattcacatatttacagaGGAATTTAGTTGGAGGGAATCCATCTAACAAGCCCCTAACAAGCTCCAATAGGGGCTTGTTTTCTACATTAGTTTAGCAGTGGAATCCAAGGCAACTCTCACAAAATAACTTCAGCCAGCCAGCACAAATTGTGGTGCCTCCTCCCCTGCTGCTACTCAAGGTCTTgtgccaaagccccccccccaactcttccTGCAGCATCACACCTAGTGACCCCagcaaccttccaaatcccctGCCTCTGTCACAGCTCAGGGCAGCGGCCGAAGTAGAGTTCTCTTGCCTTCCCAAGAACCCTTACtagccctgtattgtttcttaatggttcaagcttggccaggtcattttccATAGGCTAATTCCTCTGCTGCTTGTATTTATCCTGTCCTATCCCAATAagtcaaaatcctaccatttttaATATCTAGAGCTTAAGGGGTCCATGGCCAGCCCAGTGTGTGTGCTTAAGTGTGCATGAGTAATTCAGAATGTAATTATATAATTCAAACTCAATTGCTGAAATACACGGTCTGTTTTAGTAGGCACGTTGTTGGATTAATAATAGGAACCACAGAATcctcgaattgtagagttggaacttcATTTATCTTGTATTGTTATTGTTGAAATAAAAACCTTAGAGTGAGGAATAGTTCCTGTGTTCTTGggtctcttttcctctctctctctccacaatcCCCTCTCACAAATGATGACTGGTGGAACCTTCTCCCACAAGATGTTAGGCAGACCCTCACCCTACTGACTTTCAGAGGTGTGGTCAAAGCTGTTTTATTTCAGAGAGTCATTGCTTGCTGAATGCTTCTCAGAAGGTTAAAATGGTCACAGCTGGCgattgtttttccttttctgagagagagattttaaattCTTGAGGTTTTAAATTTTGGAAGTTTAAGTgatgttttaaattgtgtatATGGCACATTTTATTGTTAAGGACAAGCTGAGACCTATGATGTGGAAAGTAGGATataatttcttaaaataaataaaataaaaggaatagATAAAAATTGCATCGATTCAAAGAATCAGAAGCCAAGAGAAAAATGTATGTGCCTGGCATTCGAAAGTTAATAACATCCGTGGTGGTCAAGCCTAATGAGGGAGAACTCTACACAACCAGGGGCTACCACTAGCAAGGCCTCTTCTCTTGCTGCTCCCCTTGTCACCTCTGTTGGAGGGGGTGCAAAGAGAAGGGCTTCAAGTGATCATTGCAGAgctcaggtaggttcatatgggaaggggaggtccttgaggtactgagaTTCTGAACCACgtaagtcaaaaccagcatttgaaTTGGGGCTAGTAATCAGTCGGCAGccagagaaaagaaaacatttccttTCTAGAAACTCTAGGACAGGGAGGGGGCGGGGCTAAAAGGGCTATTGCTTTTTAGCTATAAGGGCACATTCACCCTTAGGCAGCCTCCCAGGACCAGTATGTCATTGGTGAGTGACCCAAAGTGGCTGTGGTCACCTCACACTCTCATGCCTGTGAACACAGGACACATGCATAAATCTCTCTGACCACCTGAACACTGTGTCTGATCTTTAGACTGGTTTTGCTGCTGCCGAATTCGGGGGATTTTTTATTTGGTTGGGAAGGCGACATAAAAATGTGCTTgtggtgctggatcaggcccctggACCCATCTCTGAACGAAGCCAACCCCCCAAATTGGAGCCAGCTAACAACTATGATGAAAAAAAGTGAGGGTCTCTGACGGCACACCAGCATGAAATTGTACACAGAGCTCCCCACTTCCTCAATACACTCTGGAAAAAGGAAGAAGGTATTTGTGTCTTCTGGGAAATATATGTTGAAAATCATTTTGTACACAAGTGTGAAAAGCATACAGAACACATTTTTAAACCACtgattattcattttatttaatttgtagaACAGTGGGACAGATTCCAGAGTGCAGCAGGTACAAATTAAGATGAAGGCACAAATTTGACAAAGTGATTCATAGGCACCAGCCTATTTAGATAGGCTTATCTAAAAGGCATTAAGCTTGGATCACCTGCATCATGCACAAACTAGGATATGCTTTTCTAACTAGCCTAGCAGGATGTGTATGTCCATATGAGAGTATATAATAGTAATCATTAATCTCACTTTGTGTTTAGCTTATGCATGCAGCTAACTCCCCATTACAAGAGCTCTAGATTGTCTAAATATTAGCCCATAGTAATCAATTAAATGTTATAAAAGAAAGGAAGCTTTGAAGATGCCTTTTGGCCTAACACTTTTCTTTTCACTTATTGGAAGGTGGCAAAGGAATATCTGTAGGTGGAGTAGAATCATTCGTAAATTTCATATCACGGCAGAACAAGACCGCTTCCTTGCCCAAACCCAGCTGGTATTGCCATATGTACATCTTCTGATTGGGCTGCAGGGTCAAATTAATAGCTTCTTCGATCTCAGTGGCTTCATTCCAGTCTTCCTGCTCTGTGTTGACACTGTTCCCACCATACTCAGCAGTGAGAGAGAACTGGTACTTGGCAATGGCCTCAGTGAGTGCGCCTGCCTGATATGAGGAAGTCATGGAAATCTTCCAGTTGTGCTCCACACTGCTCATCTTCTGCTTGGTGTATCCCACTTTCTTAGTGATCTTCTTATTCCATACAATGGGAGTGTTGGAGTCATTGAAGATGGTCTTGATAGCTTCCCACTTACCATAAGATGGGCCTTGGGTAATAGCCATTCCTCCAGGGAGCATGTTCACAACATCACTATGGAAGGAGTATGTAACAGCATCCACATTTTCATGGAAGTCGGTGCATCTATAGTACTGGACCCCCCATTCATCATGGGGTTTTACAAAGTAATAGTAATCCTTGATGCCCCAGTAATAGAGACCATCCTTGCAAGTTGGGTGAAGTGTGTATTCAACTGCATCTGTATCTTCATGCATATTACTGACCCGACGGTAAACACCTCTTTTCTGGAAAATGATATAGAAGTATCCAAAGGCTGAGAGGTAATGGTCCCCTCCACGGCAGTTGGGATGGAGGCTGTATACTATAGCATCCGAGTCTGTATTCATGTTGCTGACACGGCGATAGTTGTCTCCTTTGATGATGTAGAATAGGTCATCCTCATGGGCTAAGTAATGATCTCCTCCCATGCAGGAACTGTGCAGGCTAAACACTACTAGGTCTTTGCCCTCATTGAAATTGGTGGACCTCATGTAGCAGCCCAGGTCTGAGCGGACAATGTAGTAATATTCATCTACCCCACAGAAATCAACCCCTGTGGCTTTGTTCTTAGGGACTATCTCTGGCATGGTGCTTGATTCTAGGAAAAGAAAGCAATGTATTCAGTAAGGTTTCACAAATTGATCATTCATTTACTCTTTGTAAttactttattattatattatttttaataatgaaaGATTTAACAGAATTTGCTGACCTCTTGGAAAACAGTCTCATTGCTTTAACACAATATACCTGCCAGTGCCAAATATAATGCCAAAGGTAAATGATTACTAATTAATTGTGATGTGCTTTGAAAGACGAACCAAACATCTTCTGCTTGTCAAGACATATTTCTCTATCTATTTCTCTCTCCATTTGATAGGAGACCAACCCACCCCTTCCAAGGAATATAAATTGCGTTTAACAGGCTGATCACTATTAAAAGCAGTTTGCCTTGTGATTTTAGGGAATGGCTGTTTGGGAAACGAAAGATCCAGATTTTGCAGAAAATCGATGCTTGTTTGAAGGCTCAGTGTGGCTAAAACACCTATATCCATCACTGCTGTGCTTGCTCAcaaagagaagctctttgcacctcttcCTTGTTCAGAACATATTAAAGAGGGGGCCTTCAATACTGAAGCCCCATTAAAtggagaggctgagccagtggattttgaggggatatttaccgAGACCTTTTGTGGGCACCATACGAGGGCACCCAGGCACTCATGAGTGCCATGCTGGTAACTGCTGTTTTAATTAATTCCTATCTCAGCTGTGCTGGGAAGAGACTGCCTAACAGCTCAGAATATCTTGGAAAGAGGAGCAAAATCTCATTGTGTGAATAAACTGACACCATCCTTTCACCCATACAGCACTGGAAGGGGCAGATAAACTTACTTGCCTACCCTCAACCTCAGTACAGGAACTGCAGCCATAGTATTATAGTACCAGACTGTTGAGGTTCAGAGCTAGGAGAGGATGGAAGTACACATCTATGGGGGCtgtggggaaagagaagagattTCCCAATTCTTTATTGATTCAGGAATCTCTTCCTCACCCTACACAAGAAGGGTTGGTAGTCTGATCAGCCACTAAACCCCACCATTTGGGTGTTTTTGATTCAGGAATATAAAAATAGGGGCATAACAGAAGTTTATAAGATTATGCGTGACACTAAAGAAGTGGctattcctctctccctcttctgctgCCATAACTCTAGAGCTCAAGAGGTCCTATTAAAATAGCCTGACAGCAGAGTCAGTGATAGGCAAAAGAACATACATTTCCACACAATGCAAAACTCCCTTATGAAATAAATTTTCACAAAGCATTGAGATAGCCATTGTCTCCTGGTGACTCATGAAGCCCTACTCATTGCTATTCAGAAACACTCAGTGGCGAACACTCTTGTCACACTTCCTCAGAGATGGCACCCGGGAGGGgccgccccccttcctccgccactggggaAGGCTCCATGTCACTTCAATATCACACAGGGAATATCATTGGCACTCAATAATTATAAAAAAGTAGTTAAACTACAGGTCCACAAAGAAGCACCACTTGGAACACCCTGGGATTTTGCTTCAGTTGTGCTGAGAGAGATTCTGCTTGAATATGCATTAATGTCATTTTTAGATTCAAGGTTTTTTGCTAGAATACATGGTCTGTTTTAGTAGACTGGTTGTTGGATTATTAAAAGGAACTTCATTTAACTTGTACTGTTATTGCTGAAATAAAAACCTTAGAGTTTATGATTATATCCTTTATAATTATAAAGAGGTAGTTAGAGTGCAGGTCCACAAAAAAGTACTCTCTCCCTTATGCCCCAAATTCTAAAGTAGTTTCTCTCCGCTCCTGCCCAGTATCCCTCCAAGACTTACCGGTATTCGTGGTATTCACACAGAAAGTTTTGTAGTAGGTGGCAACTGCTTCTCTTGGTGGAGAATGAGGGACATGTATGAACAGTTGCTGTTTATATAGGATGGAAGAGGCTATGGGTTAATGAGAAACTACACACCGCTCCACCTACATTGGAACTAAAAGACACATTTATTGATTCTTTTCAGATGATAAACGAAGATAACAGTCACAAGAAAACCCTCCCACTCCCCTTCTCAGAGTGCAGAGTCTCCCAGGAACAAAAATATAGCATTAGCGGAACTTAGAATATATACCATTTTCTAGTGTTGTGGTCAAACAAATGAATCGTTCCATGATATTCCATGTGATGCTGGTGGACAGAAAGCATGTTCAGTGGATTGTGCATATTCAATAAAATCAAACCATTTCGTAAGAAAAGAAGATTCTTCCCCCCTCGGTACGATATTCTTGTTGTACTACAGTTAGTTTTTCCATAAGGGTTGAATCCCAGGTCTGTAAAATCCATGCATAAAAGAGATCTGAATTAAGTGCTCTCCTCCCAaagctttggctaattaaacaatctgtagCCTTTTAAAATGGGGTGGGTATTTCTTTTGTTTGTTGGTATGtcatgtttgttttttgttttttataaagtgaactgtcctgtgatcttaggatgaagggtgatacagagttttaataaataataataatacctgaatGCATTTTTACACATGTATGCTGTTGCCatatttggaatacagtggtacctcgggttacagacgcttcaggttacagactccgctaacccagaaatagtacctcgggttaagaactttgcttcaggatgagaacagaaattgcgcagtagtggcgcagcggcagcgggcaCCCCATTAGCgggaagtggtgcttcaggttaagaacagtttcaggttaagaacagacctacagaacaaattaagttcttaacccgaagtaccactgtacttagttctCAACCCCTCATCTCACATAGAGGATATTGGGGGACATAATGAAGTAATCTTGCCATTAATTGTATTAAGTTTGAATGGATGCATGTACCAGTGCTGTAGAACTTTCAGCGAATTTTATTAGGTTCAAACTGATGTTGAACAAAAAGGAGGACTTTTTGCAAGGGACAACTGAAAAGCTATTTGAATCTGATGATTTGGAAGAGACCTAGGAGGCCATGGAGAAATGGATATGAAATAATCTAATACGGGTATGGATAAACTACTGTGagtgttgccctgggcaagataaagcaactaacaaattgacttaccgtatttttcgcaccataggacgcaccggaccatagggcgcgcctagttttgggaggcggaaaacaagaaaaaattattctgaaccccaaaagccagaacagcaagagggatctggcttctgggataccgtgtggctgttctggcttctggggtaaccgcGCCAAGGCTCTTCAGGGCAGctggatgaaggctccccctgcccaaagaggctgcacagggctaaagcagaagccaggacagacgcgtcgctgaaggggtactgcgccatctctctctctgtgcaacgcccctccttcacaggagaggtgctgcgcagagagggagaaggggcagcgcccttcagcgaagctggagaaggaacagaagaagacccttctgttcctcctcgggcttcgctggacaggcgcgtcgctgcgaagcgggaggaggaacaggagacccttctgttcctcctccggcttcgctggaTAGGCGCAttgctcaaggggcgctgcgccttctctctctctctgcgcagtgcctctccttcacaggagaggcgctgcgcagagagggagaaggtgcagcgcccttcagcgaagctggagaaggaacagaaggagacccttctgttcttcctccggcttccaggacaggcgcgtcgctgcgaagccaaggagcctgcatttgctccataggacgcacacacattttcccttcatttttggaggggaaaagtgcgtcctatacagcgaaaaatacggtattttgcatCTTCTGTTGCTTGTCCCTGAGAGATTTACTGGATGAACAATTTAATTGTTTTACGGCGGTCATCATGTAAACCTCATAGCCTTATATTGCCACCTTATTGTTTGGGGGCTTCCAGGCAGCATCTAGCTGACCATTGTGGACACAACTATAAATTGACCTTTGG comes from Podarcis raffonei isolate rPodRaf1 chromosome 13, rPodRaf1.pri, whole genome shotgun sequence and encodes:
- the LOC128399884 gene encoding uncharacterized protein LOC128399884, which translates into the protein MPEIVPKNKATGVDFCGVDEYYYIVRSDLGCYMRSTNFNEGKDLVVFSLHSSCMGGDHYLAHEDDLFYIIKGDNYRRVSNMNTDSDAIVYSLHPNCRGGDHYLSAFGYFYIIFQKRGVYRRVSNMHEDTDAVEYTLHPTCKDGLYYWGIKDYYYFVKPHDEWGVQYYRCTDFHENVDAVTYSFHSDVVNMLPGGMAITQGPSYGKWEAIKTIFNDSNTPIVWNKKITKKVGYTKQKMSSVEHNWKISMTSSYQAGALTEAIAKYQFSLTAEYGGNSVNTEQEDWNEATEIEEAINLTLQPNQKMYIWQYQLGLGKEAVLFCRDMKFTNDSTPPTDIPLPPSNK